In the Oryza glaberrima chromosome 6, OglaRS2, whole genome shotgun sequence genome, one interval contains:
- the LOC127777992 gene encoding kinesin-like protein KIN-7G isoform X3: protein MASRHRRGAFPAGAKAAPEAEAAKESVAVAVRFRPLSPREVRRGEKIAWYADGETVARSEQSNLAYAYDRVFGPTTTTRHIYDAVAQYVVNGAMKGINGTIFAYGVTSSGKTHTMHGDQISPGVIPLAVKDIFNIIQETPNREFLLRVSYLEIYNEVVNDLLNPAGQNLRIREDLQGTIVEGIKEEAVLSPVHALSLIAAGEELRHVGSTNFNLLSSRSHTIFTLTIESSPRGQSNEAEAVTLSQLNLIDLAGSESSRVETAGVHQKEGSYINKSLLTLGKVISKLTDEKATHIPFRDSKLTRLLKSSLSGQGRVSLICTVTPASSNSEETHNTLKFAHRAKHIEIQATQNKIMDARSLIKKYQNEIRQLKEELEQLRRSIRTGTPIEDTMQKKHHLLETKEDCNVKLQSRLEQGEEAKAALLERIEHLTELILVSAKASRTTKSSHCPRQRHSFGEEELAYLPYERQDIILDNESNMLFVPIEGFGEKFKSSPKEETENQKGHLNWLNLWKCDSGSTNLTSSDGENPSSTKSLPALSTPLGIGFFNVTSEQRMSDYMLAENVPANRLCVGHGEFPSDSLPVQETPLVSRKTSDHVDILREQFNILSGEVALHQSVLKRLSEEAGKNAMNEQIEMEMKVVNDEVKLNKQKIASLERRISNSMSDSRGMHDNLELSLASECQEFLLSERTTFQHNTGIVQETGSQAHKGKPLPSDVSDEFLKKASQAEIDELKQRVSELTEAKSQLDSCNHKLLEESTYAKGLASVTSVELKALSVKVTKLMKQNERLSSELASGRNQRRGSHGPRGARRESHTKRYEPARRGDMNALEAMLKEKDQRQAELHTKIEESKQKEAFLEKELANMWTVLANLKKTRGIDQEDFDSKYNGSWA from the exons ATGGCGTCGCGGCACCGGAGGGGGGCTTTCCCCGCgggggcgaaggcggcgcccgaggccgaggcggccAAGGagagcgtcgccgtcgccgtccgcttCCGTCCCCTCAG CCCGCGGGAGGTTCGGCGAGGGGAGAAGATCGCGTGGTACGCGGACGGCGAAACCGTAGCGCGGAGCGAGCAGTCCAACCTCGCGTATGCCTACG ACCGAGTCTTtggaccaacaacaacaacacgtCACATATATGATGCTGTGGCTCAATATGTTGTTAATGGTGCCATGAAGGGAATAAATG GTACAATATTTGCATACGGGGTTACAAGCAGTGGAAAGACACATACAATGCAT GGTGATCAAATATCCCCAGGGGTAATACCTTTGGCTGTGAAGGACATTTTCAATATAATACAAGAG ACCCCAAATCGAGAGTTCCTCCTTCGTGTATCATACTTGGAAATATATAACGAG GTTGTCAATGATCTACTAAATCCTGCAGGGCAGAACTTACGGATTAGGGAGGATCTTCAG GGAACAATTGTTGAAGGGATAAAGGAAGAAGCAGTGTTATCTCCTGTACATGCTTTGTCCCTTATTGCAGCTGGAGAag AGCTTAGACATGTTGGATCCACTAACTTCAATCTGCTAAGTAGCAGAAGCCATACAATTTTCACACTG ACAATAGAGAGTAGCCCCCGTGGTCAGTCTAACGAAGCGGAAGCGGTTACCTTATCTCAGCTG AACCTCATCGACCTGGCAGGTTCTGAGAGTTCAAGGGTTGAAACTGCAGGAGTACACCAGAAAGAAGGGTCTTATATCAATAAAAGCCTGCTGACTCTTGGAAAG GTGATATCAAAACTGACTGATGAGAAAGCTACTCACATTCCATTTCGAGATTCAAAATTAACGCGGTTGCTAAAGTCATCCTTGAGTGGTCAAGGACGTGTTTCT TTAATTTGCACAGTTACTCCAGCATCAAGCAATTCTGAAGAGACACATAATACATTAAAATTTGCCCACCGTGCAAAGCACATTGAGATCCAAGCAACACAAAATAAG ATTATGGATGCAAGATCTCTAATCAAGAAATACCAAAATGAAATTCGTCAACTAAAGGAAGAACTTGAACAGCTGAGAAGGAGTATTCGTACTGGAACCCCTATAGAAGACACCATGCAAAAGAAACATCATTTGTTGGAAACAAAAG AAGATTGTAATGTCAAGCTTCAATCTAGACTGGAACAAGGAGAAGAAGCTAAAGCTGCTTTGCTTGAGAGGATAGAACATCTAACAGAACTAATTCTGGTTTCCGCAAAGGCAAGTCGGACTACTAAATCGTCTCACTGCCCAAGGCAAAGACATTCTTTTGGTGAAGAGGAG CTTGCATATCTCCCATATGAAAGGCAAGACATCATACTGGATAATGAAAGCAATATGTTGTTTGTTCCTATCGAAGGATTCGgtgaaaaatttaaaagctCCCCCAAGGAGGAGACGGAAAATCAGAAAGGACACCTTAACTGGCTGAATCTATGG AAGTGTGATAGTGGTTCTACTAATCTGACAAGTTCGGATGGTGAAAACCCTAGTTCGACCAAATCATTACCTGCCCTTTCCACACCTCTGGGGATCGGATTTTTTAATGTCACATCAGAACAAAGGATGTCAGATTATATGCTTGCTGAGAATGTACCGGCTAATCGGTTATGTGTTGGCCATGGAGAATTTCCTTCTGACAGCCTTCCTGTCCAGGAAACACCTTTG GTTAGTAGAAAGACTTCAGATCATGTGGACATATTGAGAGAGCAATTCAATATTTTATCAGGGGAGGTTGCACTCCATCAAAGTGTTCTAAAGCGCCTATCAGAGGAAGCTGGAAAAAATGCAATGAATGAACAGATTGAG ATGGAAATGAAGGTGGTCAATGATGAGGTTAAGCTCAATAAGCAGAAAATAGCATCTTTAGAAAGGCGGATTTCTAATTCAATGTCAGATAGTCGAGGCATGCATGATAATTTAGAACTCTCACTG GCAAGTGAGTGCCAAGAGTTTCTGTTGTCAGAAAGAACCACATTTCAGCACAACACAGGCATTGTCCAAGAAACAGGATCTCAAGCTCACAAAGGAAAGCCATTGCCCAGTGATGTATCTGATGAATTTCTGAAAAAGGCGTCACAG GCAGAGATTGATGAACTGAAGCAGAGGGTATCTGAACTCACTGAAGCCAAATCTCAACTAGATTCTTGTAACCATAAGCTTCTAGAGGAAAGTACATATGCCAAGGGCCTCGCCTCAGTGACcagtgttgagttgaaggcaCTATCAGTAAAAGTCACCAAACTGATGAAGCAGAACGAGAGGCTTAGCAGCGAGTTGGCATCAGGAAGAAACCAAAGAAGAGGAAGCCATGGTCCGAGGGGAGCTAGGAGGGAAAGCCACACGAAACGATATGAACCAGCTCGCAGAGGAGACATGAATGCTCTGGAGGCCATGCTGAAGGAGAAGGACCAAAGACAGGCAGAACTTCATACGAAAATTGAGGAGTCAAAACAGAAGGAAGCCTTCCTGGAGAAGGAGCTTGCCAATATGTGGACTGTACTGGCAAACTTGAAGAAAACCAGGGGAATTGACCAAGAAGATTTTGACTCCAAATACAATGGATCATGGGCCTGA
- the LOC127777992 gene encoding kinesin-like protein KIN-7G isoform X2, with amino-acid sequence MASRHRRGAFPAGAKAAPEAEAAKESVAVAVRFRPLSPREVRRGEKIAWYADGETVARSEQSNLAYAYDRVFGPTTTTRHIYDAVAQYVVNGAMKGINGTIFAYGVTSSGKTHTMHGDQISPGVIPLAVKDIFNIIQETPNREFLLRVSYLEIYNEVVNDLLNPAGQNLRIREDLQGTIVEGIKEEAVLSPVHALSLIAAGEELRHVGSTNFNLLSSRSHTIFTLTIESSPRGQSNEAEAVTLSQLNLIDLAGSESSRVETAGVHQKEGSYINKSLLTLGKVISKLTDEKATHIPFRDSKLTRLLKSSLSGQGRVSLICTVTPASSNSEETHNTLKFAHRAKHIEIQATQNKIMDARSLIKKYQNEIRQLKEELEQLRRSIRTGTPIEDTMQKKHHLLETKDCNVKLQSRLEQGEEAKAALLERIEHLTELILVSAKASRTTKSSHCPRQRHSFGEEELAYLPYERQDIILDNESNMLFVPIEGFGEKFKSSPKEETENQKGHLNWLNLWKCDSGSTNLTSSDGENPSSTKSLPALSTPLGIGFFNVTSEQRMSDYMLAENVPANRLCVGHGEFPSDSLPVQETPLVSRKTSDHVDILREQFNILSGEVALHQSVLKRLSEEAGKNAMNEQIEMEMKVVNDEVKLNKQKIASLERRISNSMSDSRGMHDNLELSLPYIEIPEQLNEKAFQLEASECQEFLLSERTTFQHNTGIVQETGSQAHKGKPLPSDVSDEFLKKASQAEIDELKQRVSELTEAKSQLDSCNHKLLEESTYAKGLASVTSVELKALSVKVTKLMKQNERLSSELASGRNQRRGSHGPRGARRESHTKRYEPARRGDMNALEAMLKEKDQRQAELHTKIEESKQKEAFLEKELANMWTVLANLKKTRGIDQEDFDSKYNGSWA; translated from the exons ATGGCGTCGCGGCACCGGAGGGGGGCTTTCCCCGCgggggcgaaggcggcgcccgaggccgaggcggccAAGGagagcgtcgccgtcgccgtccgcttCCGTCCCCTCAG CCCGCGGGAGGTTCGGCGAGGGGAGAAGATCGCGTGGTACGCGGACGGCGAAACCGTAGCGCGGAGCGAGCAGTCCAACCTCGCGTATGCCTACG ACCGAGTCTTtggaccaacaacaacaacacgtCACATATATGATGCTGTGGCTCAATATGTTGTTAATGGTGCCATGAAGGGAATAAATG GTACAATATTTGCATACGGGGTTACAAGCAGTGGAAAGACACATACAATGCAT GGTGATCAAATATCCCCAGGGGTAATACCTTTGGCTGTGAAGGACATTTTCAATATAATACAAGAG ACCCCAAATCGAGAGTTCCTCCTTCGTGTATCATACTTGGAAATATATAACGAG GTTGTCAATGATCTACTAAATCCTGCAGGGCAGAACTTACGGATTAGGGAGGATCTTCAG GGAACAATTGTTGAAGGGATAAAGGAAGAAGCAGTGTTATCTCCTGTACATGCTTTGTCCCTTATTGCAGCTGGAGAag AGCTTAGACATGTTGGATCCACTAACTTCAATCTGCTAAGTAGCAGAAGCCATACAATTTTCACACTG ACAATAGAGAGTAGCCCCCGTGGTCAGTCTAACGAAGCGGAAGCGGTTACCTTATCTCAGCTG AACCTCATCGACCTGGCAGGTTCTGAGAGTTCAAGGGTTGAAACTGCAGGAGTACACCAGAAAGAAGGGTCTTATATCAATAAAAGCCTGCTGACTCTTGGAAAG GTGATATCAAAACTGACTGATGAGAAAGCTACTCACATTCCATTTCGAGATTCAAAATTAACGCGGTTGCTAAAGTCATCCTTGAGTGGTCAAGGACGTGTTTCT TTAATTTGCACAGTTACTCCAGCATCAAGCAATTCTGAAGAGACACATAATACATTAAAATTTGCCCACCGTGCAAAGCACATTGAGATCCAAGCAACACAAAATAAG ATTATGGATGCAAGATCTCTAATCAAGAAATACCAAAATGAAATTCGTCAACTAAAGGAAGAACTTGAACAGCTGAGAAGGAGTATTCGTACTGGAACCCCTATAGAAGACACCATGCAAAAGAAACATCATTTGTTGGAAACAAAAG ATTGTAATGTCAAGCTTCAATCTAGACTGGAACAAGGAGAAGAAGCTAAAGCTGCTTTGCTTGAGAGGATAGAACATCTAACAGAACTAATTCTGGTTTCCGCAAAGGCAAGTCGGACTACTAAATCGTCTCACTGCCCAAGGCAAAGACATTCTTTTGGTGAAGAGGAG CTTGCATATCTCCCATATGAAAGGCAAGACATCATACTGGATAATGAAAGCAATATGTTGTTTGTTCCTATCGAAGGATTCGgtgaaaaatttaaaagctCCCCCAAGGAGGAGACGGAAAATCAGAAAGGACACCTTAACTGGCTGAATCTATGG AAGTGTGATAGTGGTTCTACTAATCTGACAAGTTCGGATGGTGAAAACCCTAGTTCGACCAAATCATTACCTGCCCTTTCCACACCTCTGGGGATCGGATTTTTTAATGTCACATCAGAACAAAGGATGTCAGATTATATGCTTGCTGAGAATGTACCGGCTAATCGGTTATGTGTTGGCCATGGAGAATTTCCTTCTGACAGCCTTCCTGTCCAGGAAACACCTTTG GTTAGTAGAAAGACTTCAGATCATGTGGACATATTGAGAGAGCAATTCAATATTTTATCAGGGGAGGTTGCACTCCATCAAAGTGTTCTAAAGCGCCTATCAGAGGAAGCTGGAAAAAATGCAATGAATGAACAGATTGAG ATGGAAATGAAGGTGGTCAATGATGAGGTTAAGCTCAATAAGCAGAAAATAGCATCTTTAGAAAGGCGGATTTCTAATTCAATGTCAGATAGTCGAGGCATGCATGATAATTTAGAACTCTCACTG CCTTACATTGAAATACCTGAGCAACTCAATGAGAAAGCGTTTCAACTTGAG GCAAGTGAGTGCCAAGAGTTTCTGTTGTCAGAAAGAACCACATTTCAGCACAACACAGGCATTGTCCAAGAAACAGGATCTCAAGCTCACAAAGGAAAGCCATTGCCCAGTGATGTATCTGATGAATTTCTGAAAAAGGCGTCACAG GCAGAGATTGATGAACTGAAGCAGAGGGTATCTGAACTCACTGAAGCCAAATCTCAACTAGATTCTTGTAACCATAAGCTTCTAGAGGAAAGTACATATGCCAAGGGCCTCGCCTCAGTGACcagtgttgagttgaaggcaCTATCAGTAAAAGTCACCAAACTGATGAAGCAGAACGAGAGGCTTAGCAGCGAGTTGGCATCAGGAAGAAACCAAAGAAGAGGAAGCCATGGTCCGAGGGGAGCTAGGAGGGAAAGCCACACGAAACGATATGAACCAGCTCGCAGAGGAGACATGAATGCTCTGGAGGCCATGCTGAAGGAGAAGGACCAAAGACAGGCAGAACTTCATACGAAAATTGAGGAGTCAAAACAGAAGGAAGCCTTCCTGGAGAAGGAGCTTGCCAATATGTGGACTGTACTGGCAAACTTGAAGAAAACCAGGGGAATTGACCAAGAAGATTTTGACTCCAAATACAATGGATCATGGGCCTGA
- the LOC127777992 gene encoding kinesin-like protein KIN-7G isoform X4: MASRHRRGAFPAGAKAAPEAEAAKESVAVAVRFRPLSPREVRRGEKIAWYADGETVARSEQSNLAYAYDRVFGPTTTTRHIYDAVAQYVVNGAMKGINGTIFAYGVTSSGKTHTMHGDQISPGVIPLAVKDIFNIIQETPNREFLLRVSYLEIYNEVVNDLLNPAGQNLRIREDLQGTIVEGIKEEAVLSPVHALSLIAAGEELRHVGSTNFNLLSSRSHTIFTLTIESSPRGQSNEAEAVTLSQLNLIDLAGSESSRVETAGVHQKEGSYINKSLLTLGKVISKLTDEKATHIPFRDSKLTRLLKSSLSGQGRVSLICTVTPASSNSEETHNTLKFAHRAKHIEIQATQNKIMDARSLIKKYQNEIRQLKEELEQLRRSIRTGTPIEDTMQKKHHLLETKEDCNVKLQSRLEQGEEAKAALLERIEHLTELILVSAKLAYLPYERQDIILDNESNMLFVPIEGFGEKFKSSPKEETENQKGHLNWLNLWKCDSGSTNLTSSDGENPSSTKSLPALSTPLGIGFFNVTSEQRMSDYMLAENVPANRLCVGHGEFPSDSLPVQETPLVSRKTSDHVDILREQFNILSGEVALHQSVLKRLSEEAGKNAMNEQIEMEMKVVNDEVKLNKQKIASLERRISNSMSDSRGMHDNLELSLPYIEIPEQLNEKAFQLEASECQEFLLSERTTFQHNTGIVQETGSQAHKGKPLPSDVSDEFLKKASQAEIDELKQRVSELTEAKSQLDSCNHKLLEESTYAKGLASVTSVELKALSVKVTKLMKQNERLSSELASGRNQRRGSHGPRGARRESHTKRYEPARRGDMNALEAMLKEKDQRQAELHTKIEESKQKEAFLEKELANMWTVLANLKKTRGIDQEDFDSKYNGSWA, encoded by the exons ATGGCGTCGCGGCACCGGAGGGGGGCTTTCCCCGCgggggcgaaggcggcgcccgaggccgaggcggccAAGGagagcgtcgccgtcgccgtccgcttCCGTCCCCTCAG CCCGCGGGAGGTTCGGCGAGGGGAGAAGATCGCGTGGTACGCGGACGGCGAAACCGTAGCGCGGAGCGAGCAGTCCAACCTCGCGTATGCCTACG ACCGAGTCTTtggaccaacaacaacaacacgtCACATATATGATGCTGTGGCTCAATATGTTGTTAATGGTGCCATGAAGGGAATAAATG GTACAATATTTGCATACGGGGTTACAAGCAGTGGAAAGACACATACAATGCAT GGTGATCAAATATCCCCAGGGGTAATACCTTTGGCTGTGAAGGACATTTTCAATATAATACAAGAG ACCCCAAATCGAGAGTTCCTCCTTCGTGTATCATACTTGGAAATATATAACGAG GTTGTCAATGATCTACTAAATCCTGCAGGGCAGAACTTACGGATTAGGGAGGATCTTCAG GGAACAATTGTTGAAGGGATAAAGGAAGAAGCAGTGTTATCTCCTGTACATGCTTTGTCCCTTATTGCAGCTGGAGAag AGCTTAGACATGTTGGATCCACTAACTTCAATCTGCTAAGTAGCAGAAGCCATACAATTTTCACACTG ACAATAGAGAGTAGCCCCCGTGGTCAGTCTAACGAAGCGGAAGCGGTTACCTTATCTCAGCTG AACCTCATCGACCTGGCAGGTTCTGAGAGTTCAAGGGTTGAAACTGCAGGAGTACACCAGAAAGAAGGGTCTTATATCAATAAAAGCCTGCTGACTCTTGGAAAG GTGATATCAAAACTGACTGATGAGAAAGCTACTCACATTCCATTTCGAGATTCAAAATTAACGCGGTTGCTAAAGTCATCCTTGAGTGGTCAAGGACGTGTTTCT TTAATTTGCACAGTTACTCCAGCATCAAGCAATTCTGAAGAGACACATAATACATTAAAATTTGCCCACCGTGCAAAGCACATTGAGATCCAAGCAACACAAAATAAG ATTATGGATGCAAGATCTCTAATCAAGAAATACCAAAATGAAATTCGTCAACTAAAGGAAGAACTTGAACAGCTGAGAAGGAGTATTCGTACTGGAACCCCTATAGAAGACACCATGCAAAAGAAACATCATTTGTTGGAAACAAAAG AAGATTGTAATGTCAAGCTTCAATCTAGACTGGAACAAGGAGAAGAAGCTAAAGCTGCTTTGCTTGAGAGGATAGAACATCTAACAGAACTAATTCTGGTTTCCGCAAAG CTTGCATATCTCCCATATGAAAGGCAAGACATCATACTGGATAATGAAAGCAATATGTTGTTTGTTCCTATCGAAGGATTCGgtgaaaaatttaaaagctCCCCCAAGGAGGAGACGGAAAATCAGAAAGGACACCTTAACTGGCTGAATCTATGG AAGTGTGATAGTGGTTCTACTAATCTGACAAGTTCGGATGGTGAAAACCCTAGTTCGACCAAATCATTACCTGCCCTTTCCACACCTCTGGGGATCGGATTTTTTAATGTCACATCAGAACAAAGGATGTCAGATTATATGCTTGCTGAGAATGTACCGGCTAATCGGTTATGTGTTGGCCATGGAGAATTTCCTTCTGACAGCCTTCCTGTCCAGGAAACACCTTTG GTTAGTAGAAAGACTTCAGATCATGTGGACATATTGAGAGAGCAATTCAATATTTTATCAGGGGAGGTTGCACTCCATCAAAGTGTTCTAAAGCGCCTATCAGAGGAAGCTGGAAAAAATGCAATGAATGAACAGATTGAG ATGGAAATGAAGGTGGTCAATGATGAGGTTAAGCTCAATAAGCAGAAAATAGCATCTTTAGAAAGGCGGATTTCTAATTCAATGTCAGATAGTCGAGGCATGCATGATAATTTAGAACTCTCACTG CCTTACATTGAAATACCTGAGCAACTCAATGAGAAAGCGTTTCAACTTGAG GCAAGTGAGTGCCAAGAGTTTCTGTTGTCAGAAAGAACCACATTTCAGCACAACACAGGCATTGTCCAAGAAACAGGATCTCAAGCTCACAAAGGAAAGCCATTGCCCAGTGATGTATCTGATGAATTTCTGAAAAAGGCGTCACAG GCAGAGATTGATGAACTGAAGCAGAGGGTATCTGAACTCACTGAAGCCAAATCTCAACTAGATTCTTGTAACCATAAGCTTCTAGAGGAAAGTACATATGCCAAGGGCCTCGCCTCAGTGACcagtgttgagttgaaggcaCTATCAGTAAAAGTCACCAAACTGATGAAGCAGAACGAGAGGCTTAGCAGCGAGTTGGCATCAGGAAGAAACCAAAGAAGAGGAAGCCATGGTCCGAGGGGAGCTAGGAGGGAAAGCCACACGAAACGATATGAACCAGCTCGCAGAGGAGACATGAATGCTCTGGAGGCCATGCTGAAGGAGAAGGACCAAAGACAGGCAGAACTTCATACGAAAATTGAGGAGTCAAAACAGAAGGAAGCCTTCCTGGAGAAGGAGCTTGCCAATATGTGGACTGTACTGGCAAACTTGAAGAAAACCAGGGGAATTGACCAAGAAGATTTTGACTCCAAATACAATGGATCATGGGCCTGA
- the LOC127777992 gene encoding kinesin-like protein KIN-7G isoform X1, producing MASRHRRGAFPAGAKAAPEAEAAKESVAVAVRFRPLSPREVRRGEKIAWYADGETVARSEQSNLAYAYDRVFGPTTTTRHIYDAVAQYVVNGAMKGINGTIFAYGVTSSGKTHTMHGDQISPGVIPLAVKDIFNIIQETPNREFLLRVSYLEIYNEVVNDLLNPAGQNLRIREDLQGTIVEGIKEEAVLSPVHALSLIAAGEELRHVGSTNFNLLSSRSHTIFTLTIESSPRGQSNEAEAVTLSQLNLIDLAGSESSRVETAGVHQKEGSYINKSLLTLGKVISKLTDEKATHIPFRDSKLTRLLKSSLSGQGRVSLICTVTPASSNSEETHNTLKFAHRAKHIEIQATQNKIMDARSLIKKYQNEIRQLKEELEQLRRSIRTGTPIEDTMQKKHHLLETKEDCNVKLQSRLEQGEEAKAALLERIEHLTELILVSAKASRTTKSSHCPRQRHSFGEEELAYLPYERQDIILDNESNMLFVPIEGFGEKFKSSPKEETENQKGHLNWLNLWKCDSGSTNLTSSDGENPSSTKSLPALSTPLGIGFFNVTSEQRMSDYMLAENVPANRLCVGHGEFPSDSLPVQETPLVSRKTSDHVDILREQFNILSGEVALHQSVLKRLSEEAGKNAMNEQIEMEMKVVNDEVKLNKQKIASLERRISNSMSDSRGMHDNLELSLPYIEIPEQLNEKAFQLEASECQEFLLSERTTFQHNTGIVQETGSQAHKGKPLPSDVSDEFLKKASQAEIDELKQRVSELTEAKSQLDSCNHKLLEESTYAKGLASVTSVELKALSVKVTKLMKQNERLSSELASGRNQRRGSHGPRGARRESHTKRYEPARRGDMNALEAMLKEKDQRQAELHTKIEESKQKEAFLEKELANMWTVLANLKKTRGIDQEDFDSKYNGSWA from the exons ATGGCGTCGCGGCACCGGAGGGGGGCTTTCCCCGCgggggcgaaggcggcgcccgaggccgaggcggccAAGGagagcgtcgccgtcgccgtccgcttCCGTCCCCTCAG CCCGCGGGAGGTTCGGCGAGGGGAGAAGATCGCGTGGTACGCGGACGGCGAAACCGTAGCGCGGAGCGAGCAGTCCAACCTCGCGTATGCCTACG ACCGAGTCTTtggaccaacaacaacaacacgtCACATATATGATGCTGTGGCTCAATATGTTGTTAATGGTGCCATGAAGGGAATAAATG GTACAATATTTGCATACGGGGTTACAAGCAGTGGAAAGACACATACAATGCAT GGTGATCAAATATCCCCAGGGGTAATACCTTTGGCTGTGAAGGACATTTTCAATATAATACAAGAG ACCCCAAATCGAGAGTTCCTCCTTCGTGTATCATACTTGGAAATATATAACGAG GTTGTCAATGATCTACTAAATCCTGCAGGGCAGAACTTACGGATTAGGGAGGATCTTCAG GGAACAATTGTTGAAGGGATAAAGGAAGAAGCAGTGTTATCTCCTGTACATGCTTTGTCCCTTATTGCAGCTGGAGAag AGCTTAGACATGTTGGATCCACTAACTTCAATCTGCTAAGTAGCAGAAGCCATACAATTTTCACACTG ACAATAGAGAGTAGCCCCCGTGGTCAGTCTAACGAAGCGGAAGCGGTTACCTTATCTCAGCTG AACCTCATCGACCTGGCAGGTTCTGAGAGTTCAAGGGTTGAAACTGCAGGAGTACACCAGAAAGAAGGGTCTTATATCAATAAAAGCCTGCTGACTCTTGGAAAG GTGATATCAAAACTGACTGATGAGAAAGCTACTCACATTCCATTTCGAGATTCAAAATTAACGCGGTTGCTAAAGTCATCCTTGAGTGGTCAAGGACGTGTTTCT TTAATTTGCACAGTTACTCCAGCATCAAGCAATTCTGAAGAGACACATAATACATTAAAATTTGCCCACCGTGCAAAGCACATTGAGATCCAAGCAACACAAAATAAG ATTATGGATGCAAGATCTCTAATCAAGAAATACCAAAATGAAATTCGTCAACTAAAGGAAGAACTTGAACAGCTGAGAAGGAGTATTCGTACTGGAACCCCTATAGAAGACACCATGCAAAAGAAACATCATTTGTTGGAAACAAAAG AAGATTGTAATGTCAAGCTTCAATCTAGACTGGAACAAGGAGAAGAAGCTAAAGCTGCTTTGCTTGAGAGGATAGAACATCTAACAGAACTAATTCTGGTTTCCGCAAAGGCAAGTCGGACTACTAAATCGTCTCACTGCCCAAGGCAAAGACATTCTTTTGGTGAAGAGGAG CTTGCATATCTCCCATATGAAAGGCAAGACATCATACTGGATAATGAAAGCAATATGTTGTTTGTTCCTATCGAAGGATTCGgtgaaaaatttaaaagctCCCCCAAGGAGGAGACGGAAAATCAGAAAGGACACCTTAACTGGCTGAATCTATGG AAGTGTGATAGTGGTTCTACTAATCTGACAAGTTCGGATGGTGAAAACCCTAGTTCGACCAAATCATTACCTGCCCTTTCCACACCTCTGGGGATCGGATTTTTTAATGTCACATCAGAACAAAGGATGTCAGATTATATGCTTGCTGAGAATGTACCGGCTAATCGGTTATGTGTTGGCCATGGAGAATTTCCTTCTGACAGCCTTCCTGTCCAGGAAACACCTTTG GTTAGTAGAAAGACTTCAGATCATGTGGACATATTGAGAGAGCAATTCAATATTTTATCAGGGGAGGTTGCACTCCATCAAAGTGTTCTAAAGCGCCTATCAGAGGAAGCTGGAAAAAATGCAATGAATGAACAGATTGAG ATGGAAATGAAGGTGGTCAATGATGAGGTTAAGCTCAATAAGCAGAAAATAGCATCTTTAGAAAGGCGGATTTCTAATTCAATGTCAGATAGTCGAGGCATGCATGATAATTTAGAACTCTCACTG CCTTACATTGAAATACCTGAGCAACTCAATGAGAAAGCGTTTCAACTTGAG GCAAGTGAGTGCCAAGAGTTTCTGTTGTCAGAAAGAACCACATTTCAGCACAACACAGGCATTGTCCAAGAAACAGGATCTCAAGCTCACAAAGGAAAGCCATTGCCCAGTGATGTATCTGATGAATTTCTGAAAAAGGCGTCACAG GCAGAGATTGATGAACTGAAGCAGAGGGTATCTGAACTCACTGAAGCCAAATCTCAACTAGATTCTTGTAACCATAAGCTTCTAGAGGAAAGTACATATGCCAAGGGCCTCGCCTCAGTGACcagtgttgagttgaaggcaCTATCAGTAAAAGTCACCAAACTGATGAAGCAGAACGAGAGGCTTAGCAGCGAGTTGGCATCAGGAAGAAACCAAAGAAGAGGAAGCCATGGTCCGAGGGGAGCTAGGAGGGAAAGCCACACGAAACGATATGAACCAGCTCGCAGAGGAGACATGAATGCTCTGGAGGCCATGCTGAAGGAGAAGGACCAAAGACAGGCAGAACTTCATACGAAAATTGAGGAGTCAAAACAGAAGGAAGCCTTCCTGGAGAAGGAGCTTGCCAATATGTGGACTGTACTGGCAAACTTGAAGAAAACCAGGGGAATTGACCAAGAAGATTTTGACTCCAAATACAATGGATCATGGGCCTGA